The following coding sequences are from one Gloeocapsa sp. PCC 73106 window:
- a CDS encoding HEAT repeat domain-containing protein produces the protein MNIEKISAQLDSPDSRDRLLALAALREISPETAVPLIKKVLNDEILQVRSMAVFALGVKVTPECYPILVKLLETDPDYGIRADAAGALGYLADNRAFEALVRAFYEDTEWLVRFSAAVSLGNLQDKRAETVLLDALNSEEVVLQQAAIAALGEIKAIGSVDSILRFAQSEDWLIRQRLAEALGNLNTDKSISALKYLAKDHHPQVSEAAKISLQRLNH, from the coding sequence ATGAACATAGAAAAGATTTCTGCACAACTAGATAGTCCTGATTCTCGCGATCGCCTGTTAGCTTTAGCCGCGCTTCGGGAAATTTCCCCAGAAACCGCCGTCCCCCTGATTAAAAAAGTGCTCAATGATGAAATATTACAGGTAAGATCTATGGCTGTCTTTGCCCTGGGAGTAAAAGTAACGCCAGAATGTTATCCTATCCTAGTCAAACTGTTAGAAACGGACCCAGATTACGGCATTAGAGCCGACGCTGCAGGTGCTTTGGGTTATCTAGCCGATAATCGTGCTTTTGAAGCCTTAGTAAGAGCTTTTTATGAAGATACAGAGTGGTTAGTTAGATTTAGTGCAGCGGTATCTTTAGGTAACTTGCAAGACAAAAGAGCAGAAACAGTACTACTAGACGCTCTCAATAGTGAAGAAGTAGTCTTACAACAAGCCGCGATCGCAGCTTTAGGAGAAATCAAAGCTATCGGATCCGTCGACTCTATACTACGTTTTGCCCAATCAGAAGACTGGCTCATTAGACAGAGATTAGCCGAAGCCTTAGGTAACTTGAACACAGATAAAAGTATTTCCGCCCTCAAATACCTCGCTAAAGATCACCATCCTCAAGTATCAGAAGCAGCCAAAATCTCTCTGCAACGCTTAAATCATTGA
- a CDS encoding phycobiliprotein lyase translates to MEIQEFLDLSVGNWFCQRTTYLLNPEKAENSKSEMTITPLDSAHPDSVRLRQEHHLDTNQTLVGIKSAWNNSVDWGKPKIEGSSLLVVVPDQQHPHTGKLLQSTNLKDQPSLLGNYLIGKDDALTLTVTTPEMTISERIWFPSANFRLRTSFIEAKAGWIKTSFYSEIRKMSPS, encoded by the coding sequence ATGGAGATTCAAGAATTTTTAGATTTAAGCGTCGGAAATTGGTTCTGTCAACGCACTACTTATTTACTTAACCCAGAAAAAGCCGAAAACAGTAAATCGGAGATGACGATAACGCCTCTGGATTCAGCACATCCCGATTCAGTTAGACTCCGTCAAGAGCATCACCTTGACACCAATCAAACTTTAGTAGGAATTAAATCAGCTTGGAATAATTCCGTTGATTGGGGAAAACCCAAAATCGAAGGATCTTCCCTACTGGTAGTTGTACCCGATCAGCAGCACCCACACACAGGAAAACTACTCCAAAGCACCAATCTCAAGGACCAACCCAGTCTATTGGGCAATTATCTTATTGGTAAAGACGACGCTCTCACCTTAACAGTGACAACTCCAGAAATGACTATTAGTGAGCGTATTTGGTTTCCTAGTGCCAATTTTCGTTTGCGCACCAGTTTTATCGAAGCCAAAGCAGGTTGGATTAAAACATCTTTTTACTCAGAGATTCGCAAAATGTCACCCTCTTAA
- the urtE gene encoding urea ABC transporter ATP-binding subunit UrtE produces MSEITLQIANLNVYYGESHILRDVDLSIPLGKMVCLIGRNGVGKTTLMKTIMGLLKPRTGTITYEERPLLSYSTDQRARLGIGYVPQGRDVIPRLTVKENLLLGLESLSGRKKAKPEVPEMIYELFPVLKTMLSRMGGDLSGGQQQQLAIARALMGQPRLLLLDEPTEGIQPSIILEIEAAVRRIIATTGISVLLVEQHLHFVRQADRYYAMQKGGIVASGSTQELSKEIIQEFLAV; encoded by the coding sequence ATGAGTGAAATAACCTTACAAATAGCTAATTTAAACGTCTACTATGGTGAAAGTCACATTCTGCGGGATGTAGATCTGAGTATACCTCTAGGAAAAATGGTCTGTTTAATTGGACGTAATGGGGTAGGTAAAACTACTCTGATGAAGACGATTATGGGCTTACTTAAACCTCGTACCGGAACCATTACTTACGAAGAGCGACCCTTATTGAGCTATAGCACCGATCAACGCGCCAGGTTGGGTATTGGTTACGTTCCCCAGGGTAGAGATGTCATACCCCGTTTAACCGTCAAAGAGAATTTATTACTGGGTTTAGAGAGTCTCTCGGGACGCAAAAAAGCTAAACCAGAAGTACCCGAAATGATTTATGAACTCTTTCCTGTACTCAAAACGATGTTATCCCGTATGGGAGGAGATTTAAGTGGGGGACAACAGCAACAACTGGCGATCGCTCGTGCTTTAATGGGACAACCCCGTTTACTACTCCTCGACGAACCCACCGAGGGAATTCAACCTTCAATTATTTTGGAAATAGAAGCCGCTGTCCGTCGCATTATTGCCACTACCGGTATCTCTGTACTGTTAGTAGAACAACATTTGCATTTTGTGCGCCAAGCTGATCGATATTACGCCATGCAAAAAGGCGGTATCGTCGCTTCTGGTTCTACTCAAGAATTAAGTAAAGAGATTATTCAGGAATTTTTGGCTGTCTGA
- the urtD gene encoding urea ABC transporter ATP-binding protein UrtD, with translation MTEKILVIEDLTVSFDGFKALNHLNFSIDTGELRVIIGPNGAGKTTFLDVITGKVQPTQGRVLFKGRNLSKIPEHEIARLGIGRKFQTPRIYLNLSVRENLDLVCNRNKNAFPTLLQKPKREERHNVVNLLETVGLEAKADLAAALLSHGEKQRLEIGMLVAQSPDLLLVDEPVAGLTDEETENVGSLLLALAESHSLIVIEHDMEFVRQIARKVSVLHQGSLLCEGNMEEIQNNPRVIEVYLGEQHE, from the coding sequence ATGACTGAAAAAATCTTGGTGATCGAAGATTTGACCGTGAGTTTCGATGGTTTTAAAGCTCTCAATCATCTCAACTTTAGTATAGATACAGGAGAGTTGAGAGTAATTATTGGTCCTAATGGCGCGGGAAAAACCACATTTCTAGACGTAATTACCGGTAAAGTGCAGCCTACTCAAGGACGGGTTTTATTCAAAGGACGTAACCTGAGTAAAATTCCCGAACATGAAATCGCGCGATTGGGTATAGGACGAAAATTTCAAACCCCCAGGATATATTTAAACCTGAGCGTGCGAGAAAATTTAGATTTAGTTTGTAATCGCAATAAAAATGCTTTTCCTACTCTCCTACAAAAACCTAAGCGGGAGGAACGCCATAACGTGGTTAATCTCTTAGAAACCGTTGGTTTAGAAGCTAAAGCCGATTTAGCCGCAGCTTTATTATCCCATGGGGAAAAGCAACGACTAGAAATAGGGATGCTAGTCGCCCAGTCTCCCGACTTACTATTAGTAGATGAACCAGTAGCGGGTTTAACCGATGAAGAGACAGAAAATGTGGGTTCTTTATTACTAGCTTTAGCTGAGAGTCATTCTCTGATCGTCATTGAACACGATATGGAGTTTGTGCGTCAAATCGCCCGTAAAGTAAGTGTTCTACATCAAGGTTCTCTACTCTGTGAGGGCAATATGGAAGAAATACAAAATAATCCTCGAGTGATCGAAGTCTATTTAGGAGAACAACATGAGTGA